A genomic region of Trueperaceae bacterium contains the following coding sequences:
- a CDS encoding amidohydrolase family protein — MSVAPCDAPEGQAPPETIDAHQHFWRYHPAEYPWMSEEQAALKRDHLPTDLAPLMRAAGVTGTVAVQARRMLRETEWLLELAVAEPTVLGVVGWFDFSSPRLEHDLERLAPEPRLVGARELIHDMPDLDYAVSPGHVRGVKAVQRAGLAYDLLLRPEHLRPATALVDLLPDQRFVIDHLAKPRVADGAFEPWASDLRAIAARDNVYCKLSGLVTEADWVDWRADDLLPYLEVALEAFGAERVMLGSDWPVCTCAADYSTTIDLARRSLAGLSAAERAAVLAGTARRFYRLV, encoded by the coding sequence ATGAGCGTCGCTCCCTGCGACGCCCCGGAAGGACAGGCCCCTCCCGAGACGATCGACGCCCACCAGCACTTCTGGCGCTACCATCCCGCCGAGTACCCCTGGATGTCGGAAGAGCAGGCCGCCCTCAAGCGCGATCACCTGCCCACCGATCTCGCCCCGCTCATGCGGGCGGCCGGCGTCACCGGCACGGTCGCCGTGCAGGCCAGACGCATGCTGCGCGAGACCGAATGGCTCCTCGAGCTGGCGGTCGCCGAGCCAACGGTGCTCGGGGTGGTCGGCTGGTTCGACTTCTCCTCGCCGAGGCTCGAGCACGACCTGGAGCGACTCGCGCCCGAGCCGCGCCTGGTGGGGGCCCGGGAGCTCATCCACGACATGCCGGACCTCGACTACGCCGTCTCGCCCGGGCACGTGAGGGGCGTCAAGGCGGTCCAGCGCGCCGGCCTGGCCTACGACCTCCTGCTGCGGCCGGAGCACCTGCGCCCGGCCACGGCCCTCGTCGACCTCCTGCCCGACCAGCGCTTCGTGATCGACCATCTGGCGAAGCCGCGCGTCGCCGACGGCGCGTTCGAGCCGTGGGCGAGCGACCTCCGGGCCATCGCGGCGCGCGACAACGTCTACTGCAAGCTCTCGGGGCTCGTCACGGAAGCGGACTGGGTCGACTGGCGAGCCGACGACCTGCTCCCCTACCTGGAGGTGGCGCTGGAGGCGTTCGGGGCCGAGCGCGTGATGCTCGGCTCGGACTGGCCGGTCTGCACGTGCGCGGCGGACTACTCGACCACCATCGACCTGGCGAGGCGGTCGCTGGCCGGCCTGAGCGCCGCGGAACGAGCCGCCGTGCTGGCGGGCACCGCCCGCCGGTTCTACCGCCTCGTATGA
- a CDS encoding aminopeptidase P N-terminal domain-containing protein gives MAALRTRHAAPVALLQGAPQPSAHARFRQYNDLYYLCPVESPHAYLAIDGRDGDTAHLFLPYQPGHRLKSEGVIVSASDPAHAERVTGVDQVHGLDELAAFLERVRSLHTPLRQGEGALQSWDTLQRAGQERVSDPWDGRLDRNRHFVKLLRERLPAAELCDLAPVLDALRLVKSPAEVELLRRAGRLSAHGLLAALRATRPGAAEYQLEAASRFVYLDHGALDVSYRAIAASGDNAWYGHYNANDAVLRDGDLVLFDCGPDYRYYASDITRMWPVNGAYTATQRQLYGYMVRYHLTLLELLAPGVTAERVHAEAAERMRAHVDSTAWEKPIYEQAARRALAFPYHLSHPVGMAVHDVGHYRGEELRPGMVISVDPQLIVPEERKYLRVEDTVVITETGTENLTSDAPYELDEMESLMRAAGPGPFEGYARLWEQTA, from the coding sequence ATGGCTGCCTTGCGAACGCGCCACGCGGCGCCGGTCGCGCTGCTCCAGGGCGCGCCGCAGCCTTCTGCCCACGCTCGCTTCCGCCAGTACAACGACCTCTACTACCTCTGCCCCGTAGAGTCTCCACACGCCTACCTGGCCATCGACGGACGCGACGGCGACACCGCGCACCTGTTCCTGCCCTACCAGCCGGGGCACCGCCTCAAGAGCGAGGGCGTCATCGTTAGCGCCTCCGACCCGGCGCACGCCGAGCGCGTGACGGGCGTCGACCAGGTGCACGGCCTGGACGAGCTGGCGGCGTTCCTCGAGCGGGTGCGGTCGCTGCACACGCCGCTGCGCCAGGGTGAGGGCGCGCTGCAGTCGTGGGACACCCTGCAGCGCGCCGGCCAGGAGCGCGTCTCCGACCCGTGGGACGGGCGCCTGGACAGGAACCGCCACTTCGTGAAGCTCCTGCGCGAACGGCTGCCCGCGGCCGAGCTATGCGATCTGGCGCCCGTGCTCGACGCGCTCAGGCTCGTGAAGTCGCCCGCCGAGGTGGAGCTGCTCCGCCGGGCCGGGCGCCTCAGCGCCCACGGCCTGTTGGCGGCGCTGCGCGCGACCAGGCCGGGGGCCGCCGAGTACCAGCTGGAAGCTGCGTCGCGCTTCGTCTACCTCGACCACGGCGCCCTCGACGTGTCCTATCGCGCCATCGCCGCCAGCGGGGACAACGCGTGGTACGGCCACTACAACGCCAACGACGCCGTGCTGCGAGACGGCGACCTCGTGCTGTTCGACTGCGGTCCCGATTACCGCTACTACGCGTCCGACATCACGCGCATGTGGCCCGTGAACGGGGCCTACACCGCCACCCAGCGCCAGCTCTACGGCTACATGGTGCGCTACCACCTGACGCTGCTCGAGCTGCTGGCCCCCGGCGTCACGGCCGAGCGGGTCCACGCAGAGGCCGCCGAGAGGATGCGCGCCCACGTGGACTCGACGGCCTGGGAGAAGCCGATCTACGAGCAGGCGGCCCGGCGCGCGCTGGCGTTCCCCTACCACCTGTCCCACCCCGTCGGGATGGCGGTCCACGACGTCGGCCACTACCGGGGCGAGGAGCTGCGGCCCGGCATGGTGATCAGCGTCGACCCGCAACTGATCGTCCCGGAGGAGCGCAAGTACCTACGGGTCGAGGACACGGTGGTGATCACCGAGACGGGCACAGAGAACCTCACGAGCGACGCGCCCTACGAGCTGGACGAGATGGAGTCCTTGATGCGCGCGGCCGGTCCCGGGCCGTTCGAAGGCTACGCGCGCCTCTGGGAGCAGACGGCCTGA
- a CDS encoding LacI family transcriptional regulator, whose translation MRRSTRTTKRVTLREVAEEAGVSVGMASRVLSNYGSFSAKTQSAVMAAAEQLDYRPNALARSLRVGRTKAVGVVVSNIVSYHWTTFIRGIEAAAQERGYQVLLGTTADDPAVERRYLKALQERNVDGIILSPAPENEGFVAKLIEDGVRMVLVECANPELKAPRINIDDRPAAQRATEYLLALGHRRIGIVAGNQALSSGRRRLAGYRDALAAAGLKPDDALVGLGEYRYEPAYRSVEALMALANPPTALLVCNELMTGAALQCLKDRGVDVPGSVSVVAFDDPAWTSFMRPGITTVRTPRVEMARLALHTMLAMLNDPSGPAAAPTESIVTTEFVVRESCRSVRP comes from the coding sequence GTGAGACGTTCTACTCGCACGACCAAGCGCGTGACCTTGCGCGAGGTAGCCGAGGAGGCCGGCGTCTCCGTCGGCATGGCCAGCCGCGTCCTCTCGAACTACGGCTCGTTCAGCGCCAAGACCCAGAGCGCCGTCATGGCGGCCGCCGAGCAGCTGGACTACCGCCCGAACGCGTTGGCCCGCTCGCTGCGCGTCGGCCGCACCAAGGCCGTCGGAGTGGTGGTGTCGAATATCGTCAGCTACCACTGGACGACCTTCATCCGCGGCATCGAGGCCGCGGCGCAGGAGCGCGGCTACCAAGTGCTGCTCGGCACCACGGCCGACGACCCCGCGGTCGAGCGCCGTTACCTCAAGGCCCTCCAGGAACGGAACGTGGACGGCATCATCCTCTCGCCCGCGCCGGAGAACGAGGGGTTCGTGGCCAAGCTCATCGAGGACGGCGTGCGCATGGTCCTCGTCGAGTGCGCCAACCCCGAGCTCAAGGCGCCGCGGATCAACATCGACGACCGGCCCGCGGCCCAGCGCGCCACGGAGTACCTGCTCGCCTTGGGGCACCGCCGCATAGGGATCGTCGCCGGCAACCAGGCGTTGAGCTCGGGTCGGCGGCGGTTGGCGGGCTACCGGGACGCCCTCGCGGCGGCCGGGCTGAAGCCGGACGACGCGCTGGTCGGCCTCGGCGAGTACAGGTACGAGCCCGCCTACCGGTCGGTCGAGGCGCTCATGGCGCTGGCGAACCCGCCCACGGCGCTCCTCGTCTGCAACGAGCTGATGACCGGCGCCGCGCTGCAATGCCTCAAGGACCGCGGCGTGGACGTGCCGGGCAGCGTCTCGGTCGTCGCGTTCGACGACCCGGCCTGGACCTCGTTCATGCGGCCGGGCATCACGACGGTGCGCACGCCAAGGGTCGAGATGGCCCGGCTGGCCCTGCACACCATGCTCGCCATGCTCAACGATCCGTCGGGTCCGGCGGCCGCGCCTACCGAGAGCATCGTCACGACGGAGTTCGTCGTCAGGGAGAGCTGCCGGTCTGTGAGGCCGTAG
- a CDS encoding peptide ABC transporter substrate-binding protein, translated as MSRVRNAVRVLLAALTLLTGLVSAQTLNVTLDQNTAVIDPTANWLYDLTSNQFVPLVEYDFDTGRSVPAGAESWTVSDDGLTYTFHIREGWNWSDGNPVTAQDYVNGFRRIADPATAAPMAYRIYIVKGAREINQGEVADLTTLGVTAVDDHTLTVEVTAPASWFLSSLATIGHAVPQWTIDAFGASWTQPENVVVNGPYKLTRLDQEDIAVLEANPSYYAADEVQIKTVNLYRVAQESTALALYESGDLDTVAVPANDLDRIKADPVLSQQFHSGPSTTLYRYDFNAIRAPFDNRLVRQAFAAATDKQSIVDFITKGGEIVAPTLTPPGSVGHVPASAGVGIPYDPEHAKELLAEAGYPNGQGLPTITLAFNASETNSRIAQAVQQMWQNTLGAKVELQSVEGATYSQVANDGAYNVWRMGWGMDYPDANNIHAELFTSDVGSKALLRNAEYDRVVAEAAVEQDVGKRTELYTQAERILVQEEAGTLPIYWGAVNLLIRPGLHRDMVAPGYNRAFWKWTLD; from the coding sequence ATGTCGCGAGTCCGGAACGCCGTAAGGGTGCTGCTCGCAGCGCTCACCCTCCTCACCGGCCTGGTGAGCGCCCAGACCTTGAACGTCACGCTCGACCAGAACACCGCCGTCATCGACCCGACGGCCAACTGGTTGTACGATCTCACGTCCAACCAGTTCGTGCCGCTCGTCGAGTACGACTTCGACACCGGCCGCAGCGTGCCGGCCGGCGCCGAGTCCTGGACGGTTTCGGACGACGGCCTCACCTACACCTTCCACATCCGCGAGGGCTGGAACTGGTCTGACGGGAACCCAGTGACGGCCCAAGACTACGTGAACGGCTTCAGGCGCATCGCCGACCCCGCCACGGCCGCTCCGATGGCCTACCGCATCTACATCGTCAAGGGCGCCCGCGAGATCAACCAGGGCGAGGTCGCCGACCTCACGACCCTCGGTGTGACGGCCGTCGACGATCACACCCTCACCGTCGAGGTCACCGCGCCGGCTTCCTGGTTCCTCTCGTCCCTGGCGACCATCGGGCACGCCGTGCCGCAGTGGACGATCGACGCTTTCGGCGCTTCCTGGACTCAGCCCGAGAACGTCGTGGTGAACGGCCCCTACAAGCTCACGCGCCTCGACCAGGAAGACATCGCCGTCCTGGAAGCCAACCCCAGCTACTACGCCGCTGACGAGGTCCAGATCAAGACGGTCAACCTCTACCGCGTCGCCCAGGAGTCCACGGCCCTCGCCCTCTACGAGAGCGGTGACCTCGACACCGTCGCGGTCCCAGCCAACGACCTCGACCGGATAAAGGCGGACCCCGTCCTTAGCCAACAGTTCCATAGCGGCCCGTCCACGACGCTCTACCGCTACGACTTCAACGCCATCAGGGCACCGTTCGACAACCGCCTCGTCCGCCAGGCGTTCGCAGCAGCCACCGACAAGCAGTCCATCGTGGACTTCATCACCAAGGGCGGCGAGATCGTCGCGCCGACCCTCACACCTCCAGGTTCCGTCGGGCACGTCCCCGCATCCGCCGGCGTCGGCATCCCGTACGACCCCGAGCACGCCAAGGAACTCCTGGCCGAAGCCGGCTACCCGAACGGCCAAGGGCTGCCCACCATCACCCTCGCCTTCAACGCCTCCGAGACGAACAGCCGCATCGCGCAGGCCGTGCAGCAGATGTGGCAGAACACGCTGGGTGCCAAGGTCGAACTGCAGTCGGTCGAAGGGGCCACGTACTCGCAGGTCGCTAACGACGGCGCCTACAACGTCTGGCGCATGGGCTGGGGCATGGACTACCCCGATGCCAACAACATCCACGCCGAACTCTTCACTTCGGACGTCGGCTCCAAGGCGCTGCTCAGGAACGCCGAGTACGACCGCGTGGTCGCCGAGGCGGCCGTCGAACAGGACGTGGGCAAGCGCACCGAGCTCTACACCCAGGCCGAGCGTATCCTCGTGCAGGAAGAAGCCGGCACGCTCCCCATCTACTGGGGCGCCGTCAACCTGCTGATCCGCCCGGGCCTCCACCGTGACATGGTCGCGCCCGGCTACAACCGCGCGTTCTGGAAGTGGACGCTCGACTGA